The sequence ATGAACATCAGCTTCATCTGAGATGCACTGAGAAAGAGATGAGATAGAGCAGTTGCACAAAAttattatgttaattatttttcatgctaaACCATGCTGCTAAGCATAGACAGTGAAAATACAAGTATTTTGCTGCAAAATACTGAATAGCACAGTATCCGGCGGCCATTAACCACAATTACGAAGAGTAAAATCCATTAATTAACAATGAATGCCATGCTCTTGAAAAGTGGCAAGTTAAAAGGCCTGACCCTGGAAGAGATGACTGAATTGTATCCCCCACCTCGTGCACCTCAGCCCTGTTTCGGGTAGCATATTTCTAGGGATAAATGCACTCTCCAGTGCTATTCTCTGTTCCTCAGCTGTCAGCAAGAGCTGACCTGGGTGCTTCACACGTAGAAAGCGAGACCCACTGACCTGgcacccacctcctcctcccagcccagcctctcCTGTTTCCTGATGCCCCACGTCTCTTGCATCGCATGGACTTGTCAGCCTTGGAGGAGCACAGCACTTATCCTGGGTGCAGGCTCCCACCCGCCCCTgtcctgcccagcccagcctgctggtGCCCTCTCAGTGCATCGCTCCTCACCTCGCCTGAGCCTCACCAAGCACTGGGTTTATGGCCTGAGAAATACTTGAGAGAGAAAGACTGTctaagcaggaggaggaggtgtttTGTagctcctttcttctcttctgcagcttGATCCAGTGCAGAAGCCAAATGGGGCAAATAGCACTGCCATGGAGAGTAAAACAGTGTGGAAAGGAAGCATCATTAATGTCTGTGCTTTTGGCTGGATGgcaaaattccatttttatctATCCACTTCTTAAATTGCTTAATTGCCACTTTTTGTCGAAGCATGGCTTTGTACAATCCTTTAATTTGCTGTGATTAGAGCATTAAAGATCATAATTACAAAGATTCCTAATTAACTTTCCTGTGTATGTTGCTCAGCATCTGAGATGTTAAAGTTTTAACCAGAGTGATTCCAGCTAAGGACTGTAGGATAACAATAATACAAATTCTTACTTAGAATTGAAAAGAGACATCATGATCCCTGCCTCATTTCAGATTGGCTGGTGCGCACCTGTCAGATCTTTTGGTTCTTTTCTACCCTGGCTAGATACAAATAAAGGTAAAAGATCCCATCTCCTATTATAGCACCAGGTTACTGTGCTGCCCAAGCTGACTGATATGAATGATTTTAATACCAGGAATTTCAGGCAAGTTTGTAAGTGCGTTGTCTTTCTTGGGAAATAATGCCTCTCATGTTTTCTGGTGTTACTGTACGAGACAGGCTACCGGAGTGGCTGTTGGTCTGGTGGGTGAAAGATGCtcctcctctgttttctttcagtgcgAAGACCAGAAAGTGGAGTTACTGTACGACATCTTAAAGCAAATCGTCAACAACTTTTCACAAAAATTTCCGCAAACTATTTCCCTATCACTACATTCATCCACCAGCTACCTTGGTTTCTTTATCAGCGACAGCCACGCAAATATCCTCAAAGAGATTGCTGTGGCCTTCTCTTCAGAGGCTTCAGCCCTGGCAGGTAGGATCAACATCGGAGGGAAAATGGGTGGCTTGTCACACAAATGCTTAGACATGACACTGAAACCAACTCCTGTGTCTCCGCAGCAGCCTAGCAGATGTTTTACTGCAACTTTCCTCCTACAGATTCAAAAATAACTTGGCATGGGGAGATTGTTGTAGACTCTGAAGATAGAATGCTTTTCGCTAGAAGGTTTCGTTTTAGCTGAACTCAAtgggcaagaaaaaagaaaaacgcgaaaagcttttataaatttcttcttctttaagaAATCTAGTCAAAGGTTTTACTTGGTTTGGCTTTCTTTTCATGATCCACACACTGAAGTGTTTGGCTGTGTAACTAGAGAGGCCATTGATTGGGATGTCCAAGACAAGCAGGGATTTAATCCTCCCTATCTCAAGACCTACATACCCATCTTTTCTTCACCACAGACCAGTGTCATGATTGCGAggggacagaagaaaaagagaaaaaatgtgtcTGGAGGAAATAAACCAAATCCTAATTATGCTTAGTTCTCCATCTCACATGCAGCTTTGGGAAGACAGCAGACCTTTCTGTCTTGGGGATGCTCTACCCTCTGTGGCCAGGCtgaggaggaaggcagaaatgaaaatgcaaagaaatgcagCCTGGCAGGCCTGGGTTTTCCCTAGTGCTCACATAAGTCCTTCTCCTCCTGAAACTGAGTCACCCATCTCCTTTCAGTGGTTATGTGCCAGCTGGGGATCTCCCGCACCCCCAGATTTTTTCAATCGAAGCATAGCAAGggcaaacaaatattttacactCATATCACCAGCGGGTGAAGTGCCTTGTACGTTAGCAGTTGTCAAGGTAACAAATTAAataaggaaatagaaaaatatatttaaaatcaggCCTGCAACACTAAAGAAGGAAGAcctaaagaaaagaagtaaagcCCTAGGAGCAGGCACGTACTTCCAGACACTGGTGCAATGAGCACTATAGAAATTTTCCGAACGACACTGAGAAACTGCATCTTCAGCGGAGACTGAAGGGATGATGCCCCAGAATAGCTTGGTCTGGGAGAAGAGAATTTGATACTTCTTAGACTGGGAAAGGAAatcaaacattttgttttgttttatttttcttttttctcacagCTGAAGCTAAGGGGCAAATCCAGTCCagatttctgatttattttggcATTATTAAAGCCATGACATCCAACAAAACGATTCAGTAAAATTACGATCTACTCTACTACTAATTACTAAGATATTTCCTGTATAATACAAAGCATGTAGGATGAAACAAGAAGAGGAGCTTTCCTTCACTTCTGTGTTGTGATGTGAAGCTGATTGCTTTATTCCTAGATTGCCATGTGAAGCCCTGCCTAAAGCAGCTCCACCTTACCTTGGCTCACAAGTTCTGTCCTCACCACCAGAAGACTTTGGAGCAACTAGCCAAATGCATTAACCCGGGGGAGACCTGCCAGTGGGTAGCAGCTCTCTACTCAAGAGACATGCGTTTTGTGCATTACCAGGTACTGTCATCAGATTTATTTAGTTTTCCGAGTCTGTGGTTAGAATATTTCCTAcacttattttgcttttttttttctttttccataaagAAGTCAGTACATGCACAGTACAGTCCTTCAAAATGCATGGTTGTTCCAAGTACTTCTTTGGGCTGAAAAGCTGTACTCTTGAGTCTGTAGGAGATATGTTTATGGTTACCTGCTTGACCTGCGTGTCAGCAAGATCTGATTCCAAACTCCAGCAGAAGAACTCACAATTAgctatgagaaaataaaagagactGGAAGTGATGACTTTTGAACAGTTGCTAGGATCTGTCAGATTACAGCTCTGCAGTAAAATGTTATTCAGCAGAATTAGTTTTCTTGATTGTTGAACCATGATGCGCCAGTGAGCAGGGCACAGTTGTCCCTGATGATCTTCGGCTTAACAGACTCCCAGTTAAAAATAGTCAATATTTTTCTGGTTCTCATTTCCAAATTTAAACTACGGAAGGATAAACCGTTGGTATTTTTCAATCAGATCAGTGTTTCGTTTTATTTCAAGTCTCATATTGGGTTTTGGTCATACTCAGGAGAGCTGCAAATAATCCCCAAAATAGCTGATAAAGATTTTGCTATGCCTGCTTTCAAATAAGCCTATACTagttacaggaaaaaagcaattttatgaATACCAAGTGCCTATTTTTACACGCACTCCATACCCATTTTTATGTATCTGCTGAAAGAGCAAGCTGCAGTGCAGGAAATGGTGCTGGTGGCTGTGTCCAGTGAAGGGTTGAGCACATGTCCCCCATTTGCTGCCACCCCTGCAACAGCGAGCTCCACCCTGACCCTGCTCTGTCCTTCCCCAGACGCTGAGGGCCCTCTTCCAGTACAAGCCCCAGAACATCGACGAGCTCATGATGAACGCCGGGGACTTCATCTACGTCGACCCAACGCAGCAGTCCGATGTCAGCGAAGGCTGGGTCATCGGGACCTCGCACCGTACCGGCTGCAGgggttttcttcctgaaaactaCACAGAGAGAGCCAATGAGTCAGACACATGGGTTAAGCACAGGTTGGTTGCGATCCTCGCCACAGGTGCTGGGGCTTCGTGGGTGCTGCTTGCTTTGTGTAGTTGGTTCTCCTCCTCACTGCCAGCTGTGGGCTGCCAGGAGAAAGCTGGAGGTGGGGTGGAATGGGGATAGCAGAGGGGGTCCTCAGGGTCTGGTTGGGAAGATGAGATTTCTGAATGGAAAGGGATAGGACATGCACCCATGGAAACCCGGAGTCCAGCTGCTCAAAGGATGGCCTCTCTCTGCTCTCAAATAACCTGAACATcctaatgaattttaaaagtccACATTCCTTAGAGTAGACTGGGCCTTCAGCATGGcttccagctttctttttttttttttttttctttcttctttcacatcTTTTCAAGAGGTTGCAAAGCAAACTTGAAATGAAACCACGCGAATGTTACTCTACCACCATGCGCCCACCCTTGCCTTGTCAATTCAACCTGTATCAGCAGGCATCTGCCTGGCTTCCTGCgctttgctctgcagctgaCAGCGTGGCTGATGCTACTTGTAGATTAGAGCTAGTTTTTCGGAGCAGGAGGTGTAGGTGCGGTCCTTGCTGAGCTCTCAGAGGCAGAGAGGAGGCGAACAGGTAGTGTTTCCTGCTTGAAGCTCACACTTCAGAAGGGTTACACCCAATACATGCCATCAGTTTGTATTATTTTAGCCACATTTTTACCAGACAGACTATAACTCAAGAGCAAAGTGGTAAACTAGAATGCATGTCTGTGAAAAATATTGAGTGGAATATGCATTGTGGCTATCATGCCTGTGGACAAAACTGTGACTTAAAAatcccctcttttttttgtgtgtgtgcccaTATGTTTGTTTGTGcgtgtatttgtgtgtgttgcTTCTGCCTTTTCTACAGGGAATATGCTTTTGTACCAGGTTCAAAATTTGTCACCCAGTCTGCAAATGAACCTAATGTAAAGCCGAACGGAGAAGTCCATAATCCTGTTACATCAAGGAGTGTAACCAATATTCTTTCACTTCAggtagttgtgtttttttatttcttatctttGCCATGTAGTTGTGCAGATATGCTATTAAGTAAAGCCATTTATAAAATTTAATAGTATCTTCCTGGTTCTCcttaatattttcatatcatgttataataaatatatataatattgcaaatttaaaattaaaaattaaattaaatatgcatACACTCACACTGCACATTATAATATCTCATATACATTTTGTAGTATATACAATGTGGTATTACCCTTGCCTTCTTTCATAAAACTCTGTTGCTGCCATAGTAGCCCAGCACACAAATTTTCTGTGCACAGATGCACAACACAGGCTGTGCAGAGGTACAGTGACAAGACTGACAAGTAAGGTGCAGACACATCTTCCCCTGTCTTTCAAATGGTTTCATTGCAGAGTAACTAGAGCAGTATCAGGCTCGTTGTTCATTGTTACTTTTATGCCCAGATTCTACAGATGGCACGCTGGTGGTTTATGTACTCATGGATACACTTATCACATGTAAATGTTTCATCTTCTTTAATGTTTTAGGTACATAGCTAATGCAAATAACTGCACAGACCTGCAGAAAGAACAGCTATCTGAACAAGTTAGGAGCACTGGGATTATGTTTTTGTCCCATTTCAAAGCTGATGTATCAACTTTTCCCAGGTTTCCCAAACAGTTCCTGGTAGGAAGAGCAAAATCGAGAGGAACTCTGGCTTTTCCCTACAGCATGTTTGCTGCTACGCTGCCTTATTAGCTCTGACTTTCAGGGTGGCCAAGACAGTCCTTTCCATCACAGGCCTTTCCTGACATGCTGCAGAGACCCCTTTGGTCTTGCTGGTCCTGCTGGGAGTGTTCTCCCCATGCTGGGGGATAAGCCCAGGTTCCTTTGTGTTGATGTCAGAGAAACTTGAGAGCGCCCTGAGGGAACTTCCATCCTGGGGGCCCCCAGGACAACTGTGCATACGGCTGTTAGACAGACACTTCTGCAAGAGCCACGTCTTCCCACCAGCTCTTGAGTGCTCTTGGCCCCCTTATCTATCTCAGATCTGTGGCAGAGGCACTGCTTGGCCTGAGGAACGCTCTTTGCAGATGTGCACGTCTTCAGTCTAGGAGCTTCCCCAGCCTCTGAGCTCCCcccaaacagaaaaagcaagaccACAAAACCTTAGTTTTAAACTCTGACCTCATGGCGGTTGATTAGTGCCTTATGGCAGAAATGCAGTAGTGTTTAGCAAAATACATATATCTCATACCACTTCTTAAGAATTCCCTTCTCTGCTAATGAAGATACACATCACTAAACTCTGTGTTGCAGCAGTAATGCTGCGAGGGGTTGCTGTTGAAAAAGATTTAAAGCCTTTGAGCTGTTCCTCTTTATCTTTTCATCTCTATCTACGTTCATTGTAAACTAACCCCAAAACAATTAGAATGTAATTGTAGTTCCATGCACACTGAGGAAAAATGTGGCCTTACAGGAGATCTGGGTTCACTGTTAACTTGACCGTGCACTGTCAGAAAAGTGTGAAACTGGTATTTTCAGTAGGAAAAGAAACACTTAAACCACATAGCTAATTTCCCTCTTTTGTTTATACCAACTACACAATAAAAACTAGAATTATAATCCCTTCCCACACTGGAATTAAAAGATTTAGCAGCACTACCTTTCACTAGTGTAAACAGAGAGTTAAAACCTAACATGAAGATCAGGGATATTCTTCATTTGCCTTCAACAGAGAGCCAGTCAGGGTTactattttcataaaaatatatgttttaacaattcctttctctcccctttctGTGCTTGTTATAAACCTCTTAGGACAGCACTGCTGTTCCTTGCTCTGTTGGGCAGCATCCATGAATCCAGACTTTTCATGCAGGCTATATATAATGTaacagaaagcaatttttataCAGCTTTCTCAGAACGCCACTCTGCGAAGAGGTGTGCTGGTGATGCGCCATGGGGAAAGAGTTGATCAGGTCTTCGGGAAATCTTGGCTTCAACAGTGCTTAACTGCAGATGGTGAGTAAGATAATGGGAGGATCTTAGCAAATCTGAACTAAATTTACTGAGTAATGGGTACAAAATTTCAGTCTCCTAGGTGTAGATGTAAATGCTGACACAAAAGAGTGACTAACTTTGCACAGCCAGGCACAACATGGTTTTGACCTGTATTTCATAATGTCCTACGGATTCATATGTCTCACTGGGGGATGCACAGAGCATGAAATCTCTACCACTAGTCACTCAGTTGAACCAGGTGGTGTTTATCAGATCCCTTCACATTTCTGTGCTCGACACAGTGTCAATGATCTGTTGACAGTGTGCATCCCTAGCCAAACTTGCAGAGGAAGAGCAAGAGCAAACCATGGTGGAAATGACACATCAACACAGAACTAAATGAAAAGTTGAATTTCCTGGCACTCTCTCTGTCGCtgtcaaaaaaatatttgtggtgGAGAAAACCAACCTAGAGCAGGGAAGTATGTAttgggaggaagaaggggaacAAGAAGGAGGGGGTGTTCGGAAGGAAGCTTTATGTCGACAGACTCCTTTGTTATGCTGGAGATCGTCTATATTATATGTGTGAAACTCATACTAGATAATGAGGCCAGTACCTTCCAGCTTCAAAATCGATTcattggtttcatttttcttcaatggaaatgtttttggCAATGGCAAAAGAATATTgatagtggatttttttttcatttgggtCCCACAAAGCCAAATTCTCATGACTCTCATGACTTCTTGGCCTCTTTCTTCTCCACTCCCTTCTTTATCTCCTTCAGAGCTTGCATAAGAGGTGCTCTTTTGTTAGGACAGGTGGTTTCCCAAGTCAGTGTTGTGACCTTAAAACATGTTCTCTTTAAGGTAATAGTAGTCACTGGGGGTTTTCATCAGTGAGACGCTATGTCTGTACTGCTGAACTGATCCTGTACGCATTAAAGTTCAGGCCCTGACCCATGATCCCCCACATCACTTGGCTATTAGCTCTCTCCTCGGCATGGTCTTGGTTGATGGCAGCTTCCCCTCACCCCTAGATTCTCGGCAAGTTTTGGAGAGAGCACAGACCAGCACCCATTGTCAGTGTTCAGTGTGGGTGTTGGAGGTAGAGGGAAGGGAGATTAGCTCTTCAGGCAGGTGCCCTGCTGCATCATTTGCCCTCATGGCCAGAGAAGGGGCCCCGGCCTGTTCTATTTGCCAGCAGAGGTGTAACTCTGGGCTGAGAATTCAAAAGAAATAGAGCCATTACAACGAAATGCAGACTGTATGtacagctgctgcctccctcaTACCACAGTAAAATGTTCCACCTCGTTTCAGGAAAATACTACAGAGCAGACCTCAACTTTCCTCCCACCCTACCAAAACGGAAAGACAGCATGAAGCATTTTGAGCAAGATCCTCCTTTATCTTGCTGTGGTATTTTCCAGTCAAGACTTATAGGTAAGGTGGATAATATCTTAAAGCAAATGTAAGGTTTTGGGAAGCAGGCTTTTTTATCATCTGCCAAAGCTCATATTGGCTTTGTAGCAGAAATACTTCCTAGCAGCACTCCTTTTGGTAACATCTTCTTTTTTGCCATCTTCTTGATGGGCAACCGCTGCAAGATCTTGTTGAATAGTAAAATGAGGCTagtagaataataaaataacaaggCTGGTTGCTCATCTTGGAGATTCAGACTGCTAGTTCCTggcaaatttaaaagaaagaaactacaGCACTAGCTGTGTCCTGCTTCAAGTCTGCAAGGGACTAACGTCTTACTCAGTGGTCACTGAGTGAAGGGGCTGGCTGGAGGACACAGCTTCATGGTCAGCAGATTGTGGTCATCTCATCACAGATAACTGCCAGGTGGCTGATATGGGTTAGTCTGACTCAATTTACTCACCAGACAAAGTTTCTGCTCCCTGAGCTTGCATGCCTGACTTTGACAAAGAAATCTGGTGCAAGTGCTTATCTCTGATGGTTCAGATACAAAGAGACCGCCAAATACCTTGCTATTTGCATGTTTGGAGTGCATCTGCTGTAATTACCCTTCCTACGCTTGGTCCCAGCTGttttttgcagaaaatattttgcagcagTTTCTCATCTATGACGATTTGTAAAAGACCACCTCACATTGCTGTTCCCACCAGGGGAAGCTCTGCTGGACCAGGAGGTGGCAGTCAGCTACATCTACTCGTCACCTGCCCTCCGCTGCGTACAGACAGCCCATCTTGTGCTTCAGGGTAAGGCAGAAAATCTGATCGCATGCTTTCGCCACTGTGAGAATGTCTTTGTCAAACTTCTTTGAAGTCTCTAGGATGAGCAATTGAGAAGATGTACAGCTCTGTGTTTATTTCATGTCGTATTTAATCAGGGAAGACAAGGCTTTTTTGTCTGGCTGGTAATATAGGCAGCAATAAACCTGCTGCCAGGTGTATGATCTGAAGAGCTCTATCCTATTAACTCTAACCCTCTCTCTTTAAACTGATGTTATATGAAATGGAGGCATTTCACATAAATGGACTCTGATGTTATGTGAAATGGATGCATTTCACAACAGGTTGAAGTCAGCACTAGGAGCCACAAATCAAATTACCACTGGCAGCTCTTTCAGGAAACTTTCTGAGCCAAAAAGCAAATGTTCCCAGTGCTCTGAAGTATACCTATTTGAATCAGGGAACATGACATTCTCCTCAAAAAGTTTGCCTTTGCAAGCCAAATGATTTTACttgtttagggacatggtttagtgtagACTTGGCAGTtctaggttaatggttggacttgataatcttagaggtcttttccaacccaaatgattttatgattctatgatacttccttcatattttagaacctctgtccttcctcctctcccattccctctgcttctcttcttcttcccttttcctcacCTCTCCCCTTCAATAGGTCTGTTAAAGGTTCACAGATCATCATCTATACATCAATATTAGTAAGTGTGCATTTCTTCTGGGAACTCACGCCACTCAGTAACCTCTCTTGAGAATAATGAACAAAAGAATGCATCTTTTTACATGAGAATTCAATTTCTGACACTGTAGGATGAATTATTGCCCCAAAGAGGGTCACTAAGCAAAATGTTAtataaaaaaggattttttaaaaaaattgattgCAGCattgttgagatttttttttctgttctcttctgtaACTTGGAGATCCTTACAATAGAGCTCCAGGAATAACAATAATGTAAGAAATTTTGGTGCCTTAGCATCTGTCAGACAAGAATATGTTGATTTCACTTGAACAACACGATCCTCTTTTGTTCAACAATAAGTAATTCATTTTAGTAACGAAAATATTACAGCAAAGAAGGCAGAATGTGCTGCCCAAATGTAACACTTTGAGTGtacctttctctttttaaggaacacttttttttttttttttttctttcagggcTTAAATTAGACCAAAAAGTCAAAATCAGGGTGGAACCAGGACTATTTGAATGGACTAAGTGGGAAGCAAGCAAAGTAATTCCCAACTTCATGACTCTAACAGAGCTGACAGAGGCCTCCTACAAAATAGATACAAGTTACAGGTAATTGCTCCTTGTCTAGCTGGTAGAGCTGGCTCTTTTTCTCCTGAGGTACCTCCTCATGGCTTCATATGCCATAAACCATTATGGACATTGCCAAAAATGGGTCACGCTAATCAATTTCAAGCCTTCATGATCTGTTCTCATAGTAAGATATGCTGTTTGAGGTCTTATGGCAAGAATCAACTTTGCTGCTCTAACATGGAGTCACACAGGCATGTAGCATGTGCACACATATAACGAGCAGGCTCACAGGCACACATCTGATGTTTGTGTATGGGATAAGCCCTGCTCTGATGTCGCCTTCAATTCTACCACTGGGTTGAGAGAGGTGACTGCAACACAAGCCAGCTCACTACAATGAGTGTTCATGCCACATTCTGTTGGGGATGGGGGTGTTATGTTTTGACTTGCTCAAAGAGAAACACTGTGCTCAGAAAGGATTTTTGGGGGCCCCCACAGCTCAGGGAGGGGGGTGATGCCACCGCTGAGCACTCACaaaccacagtggagcaggaaATGATCAGCCTCCAGTTCAGCCCAGCTCCGCGCCCTGCTCTCGCTCGGGCTGCTCCGTACGTGCAGTGCACAGCCCGCTCCAGGAAATTGCTCAGCTAATAAAAGTTTGTGTCTGAGTTTTCTCACAAGTATAAGAAAGGAAACTTCTCAGCTCTTAATGTGTATCTTGCAATTAAGTGAGCATCTTCATTTGAAATTGCATAATGGaataaaattcttaattttctttggtCAATGTACATTCTGGTGTATTTTACCACCAACAGAccattttccctatttttttcaatacataATCACTTGCCTCAAACTTCCACAGAGCAAAGGGTGCAACTGTAGAGCAGTAGAAATTGCAGAGGAAAGCTCTGAAGCAGTGCTAACTGCAGCCTTCAGGCCCCTTGCTGCTCACTCGGGTCCAGGCAAAAACAGAGCAGATGAGCTGTAAAATTGCACATAttatgctgcttttttcctgtcACATGCAGGGTTCAAAATCCTTGGGTTTCAGGGGGTGGCTTTACCATACTCACCCACTGCAAGGGACAGCAATCAGTTGGGTCAAGTCCTGGGCTGTTCCCTGTCAGTGGACTTAACCTGGCCA comes from Anser cygnoides isolate HZ-2024a breed goose chromosome 1, Taihu_goose_T2T_genome, whole genome shotgun sequence and encodes:
- the UBASH3A gene encoding ubiquitin-associated and SH3 domain-containing protein A isoform X2, with translation MAVAETQLYAKVANKHRSKSPSVLLESLLAKGFPAHIAQKALAATGQKTIEEAAKWLHSHCNDPSLDDPIPQEYALYLCPTGCFYNRLQEFWKESKRQCGKNRAHEIFPHVTLCDFFTCEDQKVELLYDILKQIVNNFSQKFPQTISLSLHSSTSYLGFFISDSHANILKEIAVAFSSEASALADCHVKPCLKQLHLTLAHKFCPHHQKTLEQLAKCINPGETCQWVAALYSRDMRFVHYQTLRALFQYKPQNIDELMMNAGDFIYVDPTQQSDVSEGWVIGTSHRTGCRGFLPENYTERANESDTWVKHREYAFVPGSKFVTQSANEPNVKPNGEVHNPVTSRSVTNILSLQLSQNATLRRGVLVMRHGERVDQVFGKSWLQQCLTADGKYYRADLNFPPTLPKRKDSMKHFEQDPPLSCCGIFQSRLIGEALLDQEVAVSYIYSSPALRCVQTAHLVLQGLKLDQKVKIRVEPGLFEWTKWEASKVIPNFMTLTELTEASYKIDTSYRSNIPLSSLVPSESYEDYVSRSSAAIKQIITACPNKGVILIVGHGSSLASFTRPLIGLPAKDSSDFAQVVRKIPSLGMCFCEELKEGNKWQMVNPPVKTLTHGANAAFNWRNGIVED
- the UBASH3A gene encoding ubiquitin-associated and SH3 domain-containing protein A isoform X1, with the protein product MAVAETQLYAKVANKHRSKSPSVLLESLLAKGFPAHIAQKALAATGQKTIEEAAKWLHSHCNDPSLDDPIPQEYALYLCPTGCFYNRLQEFWKESKRQCGKNRAHEIFPHVTLCDFFTCEDQKVELLYDILKQIVNNFSQKFPQTISLSLHSSTSYLGFFISDSHANILKEIAVAFSSEASALADCHVKPCLKQLHLTLAHKFCPHHQKTLEQLAKCINPGETCQWVAALYSRDMRFVHYQTLRALFQYKPQNIDELMMNAGDFIYVDPTQQSDVSEGWVIGTSHRTGCRGFLPENYTERANESDTWVKHREYAFVPGSKFVTQSANEPNVKPNGEVHNPVTSRSVTNILSLQVLSQNATLRRGVLVMRHGERVDQVFGKSWLQQCLTADGKYYRADLNFPPTLPKRKDSMKHFEQDPPLSCCGIFQSRLIGEALLDQEVAVSYIYSSPALRCVQTAHLVLQGLKLDQKVKIRVEPGLFEWTKWEASKVIPNFMTLTELTEASYKIDTSYRSNIPLSSLVPSESYEDYVSRSSAAIKQIITACPNKGVILIVGHGSSLASFTRPLIGLPAKDSSDFAQVVRKIPSLGMCFCEELKEGNKWQMVNPPVKTLTHGANAAFNWRNGIVED